Proteins encoded together in one Penicillium digitatum chromosome 1, complete sequence window:
- a CDS encoding PX-associated, sorting nexin 13 codes for MSRLSDDADSQVIAASPSSKNHNNPPTQNPILNPAISKELINATLNFLSASTNETLLGVFALLALVNYIILGRIGLLLIGVAVGVVLHASWEGSDDEHPHQTSHAQKFNRRRELALEVSNRLLDWPKRAGASGVQGEYDDFISTIEDISSADLEYATFQPATAVALRILTDAVINNHVKNWYDSLLPSESSFPGSCRRILTHFILSVSAHLSRKRTEDIFLQFLTNSSSIVIVFLNELAAAFTAVGSSPIETQKTVDQYLEQFPDSSLANVLSEKQQKKKLGMIADDILSNFLDAKAYNCPAVRDFLREVFAGVILGSTVTSLARPEFINEWIIHLLQGGESKIMHAIDAGVEGARNQGISAPRPSEDSNADSIKATQRESMHVAKATEEEAILEVKRLSAMIASNDMQSPESERPRQNEQNDENYTLTADLASKTNHENECHEDQGPVPDVKSLASPKLSEDSSVPPLILHGAQVLVDDDGARDEKGQIKSRPMWDYLLQIEPASARSTGWMVFRKYSDFQSLHEMLGTVSRLNQISSFSERHPTLPTWKGKTRQALSRELERYLQDAMRHESLADTDRMHRFLEKDAGSCTEPVGPNKPVFSFPSQSAFENMGKGMLGALANAPKGVAGSGKAVFEGMTGVFGGTANSKKSAVTTDQVQPKADKSSRTSFSQALFSFGDRTGVSNKNVQSSVVYPRDSLEIQGDGISKSSSIDSTRESFGNEQVAWNTEISPSKTSLDISDHITEPDIQTTEDIDQTSSHRRSETGQSIDQPHKQGNPITADETQIAVELIFAVINELYTLSSAWNIRRTLLNAAKSYILRPGSPTLETVRTLLQDSMIEGHTSDDALGGYLVKLRENALPTEEERKVRPPPPSEEEKIRLRDTARRLFVQRGIPQALTSVMGAAASREALEKIFDSLQVESVARGFVFSILLQGLRVPEIISAMPTRKRSSELGDQLDNSFRPKKAKVNTSPEAKTDSNGDRYWEISKMRRVTISSFRGKTQVNVREYYEKNGQELPGKKGISMPVDQFAAIISILPEIEQELKGNGETLPRPIYSAEGYQSDQEEQGEAHSENQSNPKQNIEATSDEESEA; via the exons ATGAGTCGCCTCAGTGATGATGCAGACTCCCAAGTCATTGCAGCATCTCCATCCAGCAAAAACCACAATAACCCCCCGACGCAAAATCCCATCTTGAATCCAGCGATTTCAAAGGAGCTCATCAATGCTACCCTCAATTTCCTCTCAGCCTCTACCAATGAGACCCTCCTTGGAGTCTTTGCGCTTCTTGCGCTCGTCAACTACATTATCCTGGGGAGAATCGGTCTGCTTCTGATTGGAGTAGCTGTGGGGGTTGTCCTGCACGCGTCCTGGGAGGGATCGGATGATGAACACCCACACCAAACGTCGCACGCGCAAAAATTTAACAGGCGTAGAGAACTTGCGCTGGAAgtctccaacaggcttttGGACTGGCCAAAGCGGGCTGGTGCTTCAGGCGTCCAAGGGGAATACGACGATTTTATAAGTACAATTGAAGATATTTCCTCAGCAGACTTGGAATATGCGACCTTCCAACCGGCCACCGCTGTTGCGTTGAGAATACTCACCGATGCAGTCATTAATAACCATGTCAA AAACTGGTATGATTCACTTTTACCGTCCGAATCAAGTTTCCCAGGCTCCTGTCGAAGAATTTTGACTCATTTCATTTTATCGGTCTCCGCGCATCTGTCGCGGAAACGGACAGAGGATATATTCTTACAGTTTCTCACCAACTCTTCATCGATCGTTATTGTATTCTTGAATGAACTTGCAGCAGCATTTACCGCTGTAGGCTCTTCTCCGATAGAAACCCAAAAAACTGTGGATCAGTACCTTGAACAATTTCCGGATAGCAGCCTAGCGAATGTCTTGTCTGAGAAAcaacaaaagaagaaactTGGCATGATTGCGGATGACATACTGTCGAATTTCTTGGATGCCAAGGCATACAATTGTCCAGCTGTGCGGGACTTCCTCCGTGAGGTCTTTGCGGGAGTGATCTTGGGGTCCACTGTTACCAGTCTTGCCCGCCCTGAATTTATCAATGAATGGATTATACATCTCCTGCAGGGCGGCGAATCCAAAATCATGCATGCTATCGACGCAGGCGTTGAAGGTGCGCGGAACCAGGGCATCAGTGCTCCCAGGCCCTCAGAAGACTCAAATGCGGATTCAATTAAAGCCACACAGAGAGAGTCTATGCATGTGGCAAAGGCTACAGAGGAAGAAGCGATTCTAGAGGTGAAACGTCTAAGCGCTATGATTGCATCCAATGATATGCAGAGCCCAGAGTCAGAACGGCCACGCCAAAACGAACAAAATGATGAAAACTACACTTTGACAGCCGATTTGGCTTCAAAGACGAACCATGAAAACGAATGCCACGAAGACCAGGGTCCAGTGCCCGATGTGAAATCACTTGCAAGCCCGAAATTATCCGAAGACTCTTCTGTGCCACCTTTGATTCTTCATGGGGCACAAGTGCTGGTAGATGACGACGGAGCGAGGGATGAAAAAGGACAAATCAAGTCGCGACCAATGTGGGATTATCTACTACAGATCGAACCAGCGTCAGCACGCTCGACTGGATGGATGGTGTTTCGTAAATATTCGGACTTCCAGTCTCTTCACGAGATGCTGGGCACTGTTTCACGATTGAATCAAATTTCAAGTTTCTCGGAGCGTCACCCCACACTGCCCACCTGGAAAGGCAAAACACGACAAGCTCTTTCCCGTGAGCTTGAGCGGTATTTACAAGATGCCATGAGGCATGAGTCACTTGCCGACACTGATCGAATGCACCGATTTTTGGAGAAAGACGCAGGTTCTTGCACTGAACCCGTCGGTCCTAACAAACCGGTATTCTCTTTCCCTAGTCAATCTGCGTTTGAAAACATGGGCAAGGGTATGCTGGGTGCATTAGCCAATGCGCCCAAGGGTGTGGCAGGGAGCGGTAAAGCCGTCTTTGAAGGAATGACGGGGGTTTTCGGAGGCACCGCCAATAGCAAGAAATCAGCCGTCACTACTGATCAGGTTCAACCTAAAGCTGATAAATCCAGTCGCACCAGTTTTTCGCAGGCACTGTTTAGCTTTGGTGATCGTACCGGGGTAAGCAACAAAAACGTTCAGTCGTCTGTGGTGTACCCTAGGGACTCCTTGGAAATCCAAGGAGATGGAATTTCCAAGTCATCTTCGATCGACAGTACCAGAGAGTCCTTTGGGAATGAGCAAGTTGCATGGAACACCGAGATCTCACCCTCTAAAACCTCGCTTGATATCAGTGATCACATTACAGAACCTGACATCCAAACAACGGAAGATATTGATCAAACCTCATCACATCGCCGATCAGAGACTGGGCAGAGTATTGATCAACCCCACAAGCAGGGGAATCCCATCACAGCCGATGAGACGCAGATAGCAGTAGAGCTGATCTTTGCGGTTATCAATGAGTTGTACACCTTGTCATCTGCGTGGAACATACGCCGGACCCTTTTGAATGCTGCCAAATCGTATATCCTACGTCCCGGAAGCCCGACATTGGAAACTGTTCGTACTCTGTTGCAAGATTCCATGATAGAAGGCCACACTTCAGACGACGCCCTAGGGGGTTACCTTGTCAAACTTCGTGAGAATGCGCTTCCAACAGAGGAGGAACGTAAAGTCCGGCCACCTCCACCCAGtgaggaggagaagatcCGGTTACGGGATACTGCACGTAGACTATTTGTGCAGCGAGGAATCCCACAAGCTTTAACAAGTGTCATGGGAGCGGCTGCTAGTCGAGAAGCGCTAGAGAAGATCTTTGATAGTCTTCAAGTTGAGAGTGTCGCTCGAGGATTTGTCTTCTCGATTCTACTACAGGGCCTTAGG GTTCCCGAGATCATCTCAGCCATGCCTACTAGGAAACGTTCATCTGAGTTAGGCGATCAGCTTGACAATAGCTTTCGCCCCAAAAAGGCCAAGGTCAACACCAGCCCGGAAGCCAAAACCGACTCTAATGGAGACCGCTACTGGGAGATATCTAAGATGCGTCGTGTGACCATATCTTCTTTCCGTGGAAAAACTCAGGTGAATGTCCGAGAGTATTATGAAAAGAACGGACAGGAGTTGCCAGGGAAAAAG GGTATCTCAATGCCCGTGGATCAATTTGCTGCCATCATCTCCATTCTACCTGAGATCGAGCAGGAACTAAAAGGAAACGGGGAAACTCTGCCTCGGCCTATCTACTCCGCAGAGGGATACCAATCTgatcaagaagagcaaggagAGGCTCATTCGGAAAACCAAAGTAACCCAAAGCAGAATATCGAAGCGACAAGTGATGAGGAGAGTGAAGCATAA
- a CDS encoding DDHD: protein MAAAEQKSFLGTLTPWSTSRSSTPTPQSGYHQKPDVLQRSQGEDHTVTHTHRLSMRRYPPDCPPLKVRWFYAVDSPKRKPSIVGQKKADQKPLLSPKKFIPFQGKDSQSIETTFQKLSDIEDARPNQPNNSNPVLTKVPVNEDYLFNVDVEQRELSPTYWIGPVYEVRRGTWFIQDGSSLKPCEENLATQLEEGYIKLCPWRSQPSEQNSQTHEEDRSGQTKSVPINSREPDPKSAQSTSRNSPPRGTWNDFNSPSAVEPQQYRLFGAYMNRTVGYQDSTTAWLMNDDFMSRFSTSVYQKLGGVPGTKLVRGFEPRKPRETPEAKGSKQKPQGESTSAGGLNDVFKEKTENAKNILKSASADELENYGSRPKSTLERQMSSLAGEPQNPADLEEQARRQEEQEMEESREVDGADRDREVNHLVLVTHGIGQRLGLRLESINFIHDVNVLRKTLKTVYKGSPDLQALNSALPDSDKNCRVQVLPVCWRHLLDFPYRAVRQNRKELDLTDADALEDDAYPSLSDITLESVPAVRNLISDLAMDVLLYQSGYCEHISNIVIQECNRIVRLYRKQNPSFKGSVSLCGHSLGSAILFDILCHQPGANAGPNGASKGMAQESDDSTPKSSSAFDFDCEEFFCLGSPIALFQMLKGKTVGGHSALDPRNRKNALDVEIDLDSHGPGHALSDNPGVISTPKCRDLYNIFHPSDPVGYRIEPLVSPVMATLKPQSLPSVKKSLWTTPGQSLSILGSRMGQSVGSLWTNFTSGVASSLLNRSLGLNGDDASSAARTFGKPGDGSTNRRSQAGSIQQGPDGSDYHYQTLIESDLETLYDGFQKSRSAHHGESPDPTADTDQDRRLKLEDAKVRALNANGRVDYSIQEGAFDISLIASIASHLTYWGDEDVNHFMLSQMLSREQRHKQRQSRR, encoded by the exons ATGGCGGCTGCAGAGCAAAAGTCATTCCTGGGGACACTCACTCCATGGAGTACATCAAGAAGTTCAACTCCAACACCGCAGTCTGGCTATCACCAAAAACCAGATGTCCTGCAGCGGTCGCAGGGGGAGGACCACACGGTTACCCACACGCATCGATTAAGCATGCGACGCTATCCTCCCGATTGTCCTCCATTGAAAGTCAGGTGGTTCTACGCAGTGGACTCGCCCAAGCGGAAACCATCTATTGTGGGACAGAAGAAGGCGGATCAAAAGCCCTTGCTATCACCGAAGAaattcataccatttcaaggGAAAGACTCACAGTCCATCGAAACGACATTTCAGAAACTCTCGGATATCGAAGACGCCCGCCCAAACCAGCCAAACAACAGCAACCCTGTATTGACCAAAGTGCCCGTGAATGAGGATTATCTTTTCAATGTGGATGTGGAACAACGAGAGTTGAGTCCTACGTATTGGATTGGCCCTGTATATGAAGTCCGTCGTGGAACGTGGTTCATTCAGGACGGATCTAGCCTTAAACCATGTGAAGAAAATCTTGCTACCcagcttgaagaaggctATATCAAACTGTGTCCATGGAGGTCCCAGCCATCAGAACAGAATTCACAAACACACGAAGAAGATAGATCTGGTCAGACCAAAAGCGTGCCAATCAACTCCCGTGAGCCAGATCCCAAATCCGCTCAATCAACCAGCCGGAACTCTCCTCCCCGTGGTACATGGAATGATTTCAACAGTCCAAGTGCAGTGGAGCCTCAGCAGTATCGTCTCTTTGGCGCTTACATGAACAGGACAGTCGGCTATCAAGATTCCACAACGGCCTGGCTGATGAATGATGATTTCATGTCACGCTTCAGTACTTCGGTGTATCAAAAGCTAGGGGGTGTCCCTGGGACGAAGTTGGTTCGCGGTTTCGAGCCCAGAAAACCAAGAGAGACACCAGAGGCAAAGGGTTCCAAACAAAAACCACAGGGCGAATCAACATCTGCCGGAGGTTTGAATGATGTTTTCAAAGAAAAGACAGAAAATGCCAAAAATATCCTCAAGTCAGCCTCCGCTGATGAACTCGAGAACTACGGAAGTAGACCGAAATCAACATTAGAACGCCAAATGTCCTCCCTTGCAGGCGAGCCGCAAAATCCAGCTGACCTTGAAGAACAGGCTCGTAGGCAGGAGGAACAGGAGATGGAAGAGTCGAGGGAAGTGGACGGCGCGGACAGAGACCGCGAGGTTAATCACCTAGTTCTTGTCACCCATGGAATCGGCCAGCGACTCGGATTACGACTGGAAAGCATCAATTTCATACATGATGTAAATGTTCTTCGCAAGACACTGAAAACTGTCTATAAAGGTTCGCCTGACCTTCAAGCGTTGAACTCAGCGCTCCCAGACAGCGATAAGAATTGCCGTGTTCAGGTGCTTCCTGT GTGCTGGCGTCATCTTTTAGACTTTCCCTACCGGGCAGTTCGACAGAACAGAAAAGAACTGGATCTCACTGATGCAGACGCTCTCGAGGATGATGCTTACCCCAGCCTTTCCGACATAACCCTGGAAAGTGTACCCGCTGTTCGAAACCTCATCTCAGATTTAGCTATGGATGTGCTTCTTTACCAAAGTGGGTATTGTGAACATATCTCCAATATTGTCATCCAAGAATGTAATCGAATCGTCCGGCTGTACCGGAAGCAAAATCCTTCTTTCAAGGGGTCAGTCAGTCTCTGTGGCCATTCACTCGGGAGCGCGATTCTATTTGATATATTGTGTCATCAACCGGGAGCCAATGCCGGACCGAATGGTGCGTCCAAGGGAATGGCCCAAGAGAGTGACGACTCAACTCCCAAGAGTTCAAGCGCGTTTGATTTCGACTGCGAAGAGTTTTTTTGTCTGGGATCTCCCATTGCACTGTTTCAGATGCTCAAGGGTAAGACGGTTGGTGGACATTCTGCATTGGATCCCCGAAATCGCAAAAATGCGCTGGACGTTGAGATTGACTTGGACTCGCATGGTCCTGGACATGCGCTCAGCGACAATCCAGGCGTTATCTCAACGCCAAAATGTCGAGATCTCTACAACATCTTCCACCCTTCCGACCCGGTGGGCTACCGGATCGAGCCCCTGGTATCTCCAGTGATGGCAACGCTGAAACCCCAGTCTCTACCCTCGGTGAAGAAAAGCCTCTGGACGACCCCGGGTCAGAGTCTATCTATTCTCGGTAGCCGCATGGGCCAAAGTGTGGGATCTCTGTGGACAAATTTCACTTCGGGTGTCgcaagcagtttgttgaatcGCAGCTTGGGTCTTAATGGCGATGACGCGTCATCAGCTGCTCGCACTTTCGGTAAACCGGGTGACGGATCAACCAACAGACGGTCACAGGCAGGCTCAATTCAGCAGGGGCCCGATGGCTCCGATTATCACTATCAGACGTTGATTGAATCCGATCTGGAAACTCTTTACGATGGTTTCCAAAAAAGCAGGAGTGCCCATCACGGCGAGAGCCCGGATCCCACCGCCGACACTGACCAGGACCGGAGGCTGAAACTCGAGGACGCTAAAGTGCGTGCCTTAAATGCAAACGGTCGTGTGGACTACAGTATCCAAGA GGGAGCCTTCGACATTTCATTAATAGCCAGCATTGCCAGTCATCTCACCTATTGGGGAGATGAGGATGTCAATCACTTTATGCTTTCCCAGATGCTTTCTAGAGAACAGAGGCATAAGCAAAGACAATCACGTAGATGA
- a CDS encoding Actin-bundling protein Sac6, putative, protein MNALKLQKRFPQLDQGEIFSLQDAFNRLDVEDRGYLDESTAIKAAQQSERQPYDVVRAALKDVELDSSRRVELEDYVDLVSKLRKAPNEGARAATTPAAVIQGAGAGAGASRHVPKGSVGGRIHVQGSSSNVTHTINEDERTEFTRHINAVLAGDADLGNLLPFPTDTFEMFDKCKDGLVLAKLINDSVPDTIDERVLNKAGKKIKQLNAFHMTENNNIVINSAKGIGCSVVNIGSGDIIEVREHLILGLIWQIIRRGLLGKIDIKLHPELYRLLDEDETLEQFLRLPPEQILLRWFNYHLRNAKWDRRVTNFSTDVKDGENYTVLLNQLAPDVCSRAPLQTRDLLERAEQVLQNADSLDCRKFLTPTSLVAGNPKLNLAFVANLFNTHPGLDPITEEDKLEVEDFDAEGEREARVFTLWLNSLDVQPAVNSLFDDLRDGSILLQAYDKVVPGSVNWRHVNKPPASGGELMRFKAVENTNYSIELGKLNGFSLVGVQGADITDGQRTLTLGLVWQLMRRDITNTLSALAQRLGKREITDTEMIRWANDMSSSGGKSSTIRSFKDKSIGSGVFLLDVLNGMKSSYVDYDLVLPGRTDEEAYANAKLSISIARKMGATIWLVPEDICQVRSRLVTTFIGSLMATHEKM, encoded by the exons ATGAACGCCCTCAAGCTTCAGAA GCGTTTTCCGCAGCTTGATCAAGGCGAGATTTTCTCACTCCAGGATGCATTCAACAGATTGGATGTCGAAGACCGTGGCTACCTTGATGAATCTACCGCAATCAAAGCTGCTCAACAATCAGAACGCCAGCCGTATGATGTAGTGCGTGCAGCTTTGAAGGATGTGGAACTCGATAGCTCCCGGCGCGTGGAACTCGAAGATTATGTTGAT CTCGTTTCGAAGCTTCGGAAAGCACCCAATGAAGGTGCCCGCGCAGCAACTACCCCTGCGGCCGTCATCCAAGGAGCTGGCGCTGGTGCCGGAGCATCTCGGCATGTCCCTAAGGGCAGTGTGGGTGGACGAATCCATGTCCAGGGATCATCATCCAATGTCACACATACGATCAATGAAGACGAACGAACCGAGTTCACGCGGCACATCAATGCCGTTCTAGCGGGTGATGCAGACCTTGGCAACCTCCTCCCTTTCCCTACCGACACATTTGAGATGTTTGACAAGTGCAAGGATGGCTTGGTCCTGGCAAAGTTGATCAACGACAGCGTACCAGACACCATTGATGAGCGTGTTCTGAATAAGGCTGGGAAGAAGATCAAGCAGCTGAACGCTTTCCACATGACCGAGAACAATAATATTGTCATCAACTCTGCCAAAGGTATCGGATGCTCAGTTGTGAACATTGGAAGCGGGGATATCATTGAAGTGCGCGAGCATCTCATCCTGGGTCTTATCTGGCAAATCATCCGCCGTGGTCTTCTTGGAaagattgatatcaaacTCCACCCGGAGCTTTATAGGCTtttggatgaggatgaaacTCTGGAGCAGTTCTTGCGCTTGCCTCCAGAGCAGATTCTCCTTCGTTGGTTCAACTATCATCTTAGGAATGCCAAGTGGGACAGACG GGTGACAAACTTCTCTACCGATGTCAAGGATGGCGAGAACTACACAGTTCTCCTTAACCAATTGGCACCCGATGTTTGTTCGCGTGCCCCTCTCCAAACTCGAGACTTGCTTGAGCGGGCTGAGCAGGTCCTTCAGAACGCCGATTCGCTTGATTGCCGCAAGTTTCTGACCCCAACCTCATTGGTTGCCGGAAACCCCAAGTTGAATCTTGCCTTTGTCGCCAATCTGTTCAATACCCACCCAGGACTGGATCCGATCACCGAAGAGGATAAGCTCGAAGTTGAAGACTTTGACGCTGAGGGTGAGCGAGAGGCCAGAGTCTTCACTCTGTGGTTGAATTCGTTGGATGTGCAGCCGGCGGTCAACTCGCTCTTCGATGACCTACGCGATGGCTCTATTTTGTTACAGGCATACGACAAGGTCGTTCCTGGAAGTGTAAACTGGAGACATGTCAACAAGCCACCAGCGTCTGGTGGTGAATTAATGCGGTTCAAGGCCGTTGAAAATACCAATTATTCGATCGAGCTTGGGAAACTTAACGGTTTCTCTCTTGTCGGCGTTCAGGGCGCTGATATCACCGATGGCCAACGAACCCTCACTCTCGGACTGGTGTGGCAGCTGATGCGTCGTGATATCACCAACACACTCTCTGCACTGGCCCAACGGCTGGGCAAACGCGAAATTACTGATACTGAAATGATCCGCTGGGCCAATGACATGTCTAGCAGTGGTGGCAAGTCTTCCACGATACGCAGCTTCAAAGACAAGTCTATTGGATCAGGAGTCTTCCTCCTCGATGTGCTCAACGGCATGAAGAGCAGCTATGTGGACTACGATTTGGTTTTGCCGGGTCGGACCGACGAAGAGGCATACGCAAACGCTAAGCTTTCCATCAGTATTGCCAGAAAGATGGGTGCCACCATCTGGTTGGTCCCGGAGGACATTTGCCAAGTTCGGTCTCGTTTGGTCACTACCTTCATTG GTTCCCTTATGGCTACCCACGAGAAGATGTAA
- a CDS encoding BTB/POZ fold produces the protein MDTPQTPQVRVPGETPESTQKPNATATANHNSEVEMGGTQGTSQPDPEPAQEDSILPDVQAELEAAPTKKISGFNFLDFLTSPIVEIIVGKGDDETVMTAHQSLLMEAPLLAEFVTKFEAAGPRRIGLPEEDVDAFSCFLQFQYTRDYTVVQTETPGEIADDKSGDELLRHARVYTLAEKLGLPPLQRIAHAKIHKVRSSPSAELSYARYVYTHTPAADTIIRKPVATYWANQSHVLRQEVGDDFKRLCIEVPEFSFDVLTIILDRKLKNGSGDESKGSARKRRRDI, from the exons ATGGATACACCACAAACACCCCAAGTTCGGGTCCCTGGCGAAACCCCTGAATCAACCCAAAAGCCCAATGCGACTGCCACTGCGAACCACAATTCTGAGGTAGAGATGGGAGGAACACAGGGCACAAGCCAACCGGACCCCGAACCTGCGCAAGAAGATTCAATACTTCCAGATGTGCAGGCAGAGTTAGAGGCCGCTCCGACAAAGAAAATCTCGGGCTTCAACTTCCTTGA CTTCCTGACTTCACCTATCGTGGAGATAATAGTTGGGAAAGGCGATGATGAGACCGTTATGACAGCTCATCAATCCCTCCTAATGGAGGCACCACTACTAGCCGAGTTTGTTACGAAATTTGAAGCGGCAGGCCCG CGACGTATTGGTCTACCAGAAGAGGACGTCGATGCCTTCAGTTGCTTCCTCCAGTTCCAGTATACGCGGGATTACACCGTGGTTCAAACCGAAACACCTGGGGAAATAGCTGATGACAAAAGCGGTGACGAGTTGCTACGTCATGCGCGCGTCTACACCCTGGCAGAGAAGCTGGGCCTGCCACCGCTCCAGCGCATTGCCCATGCCAAGATTCATAAGGTCCGGAGCTCACCTAGCGCGGAGCTTTCATATGCCCGTTACGTGTACACACACACACCAGCAGCAGACACTATCATTCGGAAGCCCGTGGCAACTTACTGGGCGAATCAAAGTCATGTGCTGCGCCAGGAGGTTGGGGATGACTTTAAGAGGCTGTGCATTGAAGTGCCGGAGTTTTCCTTTGATGTTTTGACTATCATTCTGGATCGCAAGCTGAAGAACGGGTCGGGGGATGAGAGCAAGGGAAGTGCGCGCAAGCGTAGAAGGGACATCTAG
- a CDS encoding Prolidase pepP, putative has product MTAVDTILAAKYPAKAHARRVAESLKARHGGVGVVYLEAQKTRLIEDSDEDMPFRQRRPFFYLTGCLLPNAAVVYDAIKDELTLFIPPIDPDSVIWSGLPLSPEEAAKLYDVDRVLFTTDVNSTLASIASSHKEQFAAFAIAEQISEGTNFQGFAETNTASLKIAIEETRVIKDAYEVALLRKANDISTKAHIAAIQASKTATNEREIEAAIIGACIANGCREQSYHPIVAGGEGGATLHYVRNDVDLVDPITQQRKNNVLIDAGGEYKTYCADITRVIPLNGRFAPETRQIYEIVLQMQTECIAMLKEGVRWDDVHALAHRIAIRGLLKLGILRGSEDELFEKRVSVAFFPHGLGHYLGMDTHDTGGNPNYEDNDTMFRYLRVRANLPAGSVVTVEPGIYFCRFIIDPVLKAPETGKYIDTEVLERYWSVGGVRIEDNIHITKDGSENLTTAPKLIEEVESLAL; this is encoded by the exons ATGACTGCTGTGGATACCATTCTCGCTGCCAAGTATCCGGCTAAGGCCCATGCTCGTCGTGTCGCTGAGTCTCTCAAGGCCCGGCATGGCGGGGTGGGAGTTGTCTACCTTGAGGCTCAAAAAACTCGATTGATCGAGGATAGCGATGAGGACATGCCATTCAG GCAACGTCGTCCGTTCTTCTATCTCACTGGATGTCTTTTGCCCAATGCCGCCGTGGTATACGATGCCATCAAAGATGAATTGACTCTGTTCATTCCACCCATCGACCCAGATTCAGTCATTTGGTCTGgtcttcctctctctcccGAGGAGGCTGCCAAGCTCTACGATGTGGACCGCGTTTTGTTCACAACCGATGTGAATTCGACTTTGGCGTCGATCGCCTCGAGCCACAAGGAACAATTTGCTGCTTTTGCAATTGCCGAACAAATTTCAGAGGGCACGAATTTCCAGGGCTTCGCTGAAACAAACACTGCCAGTTTGAAGATTGCCATCGAAGAGACTCGTGTCATTAAGGATGCGTACGAGGTTGCACTTTTGCGAAAGGCAAATGATATTTCGACCAAAGCGCACATCGCTGCTATCCAGGCCTCCAAGACCGCGACTAATGAGCGTGAGATCGAAGCTGCCATTATCGGCGCTTGCATCGCCAATGGATGTCGTGAGCAGTCCTACCATCCCATCGTTGCTGGAGGAGAGGGGGGTGCTACTCTTCACTATGTCAGAAACGACGTCGACCTAGTCGACCCTATCACTCAGCAGCGGAAGAATAATGTTCTCATCGATGCTGGCGGTGAATACAAGACTTACTGTGCCGATATCACGCGTGTTATCCCTTTGAATGGACGGTTTGCGCCTGAGACCCGTCAGATTTACGAGATTGTCCTCCAGATGCAGACGGAATGTATCGCGATGCTCAAGGAAGGCGTACGTTGGGATGACGTGCACGCGCTGGCACATCGCATTGCTATCCGTGGTTTGTTGAAACTGGGTATCTTACGCGGATCCGAGGACGAATTGTTCGAGAAGCGTGTCAGCGTGGCCTTCTTCCCCCATGGCCTCGGTCACTACCTGGGAATGGACACTCATGATACCGGTGGCAATCCCAACTACGAGGACAATGATACCATGTTCCGCTACCTGCGTGTTCGCGCTAACCTGCCTGCTGGCTCTGTGGTCACCGTTGAGCCGGGT ATTTATTTCTGTCGCTTCATCATCGATCCCGTCTTAAAGGCACCCGAGACCGGTAAGTACATTGATACCGAAGTCTTGGAGCGGTATTGGAGTGTAGGAGGAGTGCGCATCGAAGACAACATCCATATCACCAAGGACGGTTCTGAGAATCTGACCACGGCGCCGAAACTCATTGAAGAGGTGGAGAGCCTAGCCTTATAA